The nucleotide window AAAGGGTCAAAATACCTTGAAAGTTCTACTGGAGATTCCTTTTCTAAAACAAAGCAATGTTTAGACGAGGGTCTTGTTGTTTTGTACAGCGGAACCCCTTGTCAAATAGCCGGTTTGAAACATTTTTTGAAAAAAGATTACGACAACTTATTAACGATTGACTTGATTTGCCACGGTGTTCCTAGTCAAAAATTATTTGACAAATACATTACATGGCTTGAAAACAGATGGAACGAGAAAATCATTTACTATGGATTCCGAGACAAGGACATGTGTGGCTGGAGCCATATTGGCAAAGCAAAAACAAAGTCAAAAGTCCATCGGATAGATGGTGCATGTGATCCTTATTATAGTAGTTTTTCTAGGTGCGAAACATACCGCGAAAGTTGTTACACCTGTAAATTTGCATCATTAAAACGACCAGCAGACTTAACAATTGGTGATTTTTATGAAATACAAAAAGTCAATCCAACATTAATGAACGACAATGGAGTCAGCATCTGTTTGATAAATTCGTCCAAAGGTGAAACATACTTTTCCCAAATAGCCAGCAAGCTCAATCTTTTATCTATAAAAGTAGATGGAGTACTTGAAGATAAGCAGAACTTGTTTAGGCCTTATGAAAGAGCTGATAAACGAGATTTCGTTTATCAAAATATTGACGCATTGCCAAATAATGTTTTCTTTAGTCAGTTCCCTGAGTCCAGCATTGTTTTCAGATTCAAATACATGCTCAAGCTGAAAATTCTAAAGTTATTTCCACGTTCATTAAAAGACTTTGTAAAAGGGATATTAAAAAAATGAAGGCTGGAATAATAACATATTGGTTTTCTGAAAGTAATTACGGAACAGTTTTACAAAATTACGCCGTACAAACAATTCTGAAAAAAAACGGATATGAACCGACAAATATCCGTTTTTCGTCAAACTCGACATTATCTTTTAAAGAAAAAATAAACGCCTCGGTAAAGCAGTATGGTATTTTAGCTACAATAGGTGGCGTTCTAAAAAGAAAATTTCTTGCATTCTCATATAAAAGAAATCAAAAAAATGATGCACAAAGGTCTTTTAAGTCATTTATTGATCAATACATTTCTAATTCAGAAGAAGTTTTAAAATCCTCTGAACAGATGAAATCTTTATTGCCAGAAAAATCGCTATATGTAGTTGGCTCGGACCAAATTTGGAATGTCGACGACATGCTTTGTTTCTACGCAGAACGCGAAATACCATATGTTTTTTTAGAGAATGTACCAGACGCCTCAAAAAAAATATCCTTTGCAGCATCACTAGGGACAACAACATCAAGCTCTCCGTACAAAGAAAAGATTGGAACTTTATTAAAACGTTTTGACCTAATCACTGTCAGAGAAAAAAATGGCATTGAAATATGCAAATCATTTGGTGTAGAAAACGTATTTCACCATTTTGATCCAACTTTGATGCTAGATAGATTTGATTACAGAAACTTGATCGACAACAAAAGCAAACCACAAAATGGCAAATACATTTTATTGTATTTACTAAATGATGCAACACCCTTCCCGCTGTCCACTTTCTATAAATGGGCAAAAAATCAAGGAATGCAAGTTATTTATGTAAATGGAAACACCGATCGTTTCAAATTTAACTTTCATAAAAAAACTTACCCAAGTATTCCAGAATGGCTAGATTTGATTGACAACGCTGAATATGTTTTTACAAACAGCTTTCACGGAACAGTATTCTCGATTATTTTCAACAAGCAGTTTCTCTATGTAAATCAGAAAAAATACAAAGGAAATAACAATCCAAGACTGGAATCGCTATTGAATTCCTTATCGATAACGGATCGGTTTTATGATGGCGATTTTGCTAAAGTGTGCAAAGAAATAGATTATAAAAGTATAAATGATTATCTTGAATCTTATCGCAAGACATCTCAAGTCGTAGAATTTTTAAAGAAAAATAGTGAGTGTGAAAAAATACAATCTTAAATTTTCTATGAAATTTTAATATGGAATAAAAAATTATGGGAAGCTTACAATTATGGGGAAGCTTACATGCATTTGTCAGCTACCCACCTTGACAACCACACACCCT belongs to Hallerella porci and includes:
- a CDS encoding Coenzyme F420 hydrogenase/dehydrogenase, beta subunit C-terminal domain, which encodes MNNILKVDQKQCYSCRSCEQSCPKHAISMVENKEGFFYPVVNDSCIDCGICLSRCPSHMEISDSTYKQKINIAYLKDQKKIMDSSSGGLFAAIAEYIIDNGGVTFGAVFDEKLKLSQKIARNYDELKKQKGSKYLESSTGDSFSKTKQCLDEGLVVLYSGTPCQIAGLKHFLKKDYDNLLTIDLICHGVPSQKLFDKYITWLENRWNEKIIYYGFRDKDMCGWSHIGKAKTKSKVHRIDGACDPYYSSFSRCETYRESCYTCKFASLKRPADLTIGDFYEIQKVNPTLMNDNGVSICLINSSKGETYFSQIASKLNLLSIKVDGVLEDKQNLFRPYERADKRDFVYQNIDALPNNVFFSQFPESSIVFRFKYMLKLKILKLFPRSLKDFVKGILKK
- a CDS encoding polysaccharide pyruvyl transferase family protein; translated protein: MKAGIITYWFSESNYGTVLQNYAVQTILKKNGYEPTNIRFSSNSTLSFKEKINASVKQYGILATIGGVLKRKFLAFSYKRNQKNDAQRSFKSFIDQYISNSEEVLKSSEQMKSLLPEKSLYVVGSDQIWNVDDMLCFYAEREIPYVFLENVPDASKKISFAASLGTTTSSSPYKEKIGTLLKRFDLITVREKNGIEICKSFGVENVFHHFDPTLMLDRFDYRNLIDNKSKPQNGKYILLYLLNDATPFPLSTFYKWAKNQGMQVIYVNGNTDRFKFNFHKKTYPSIPEWLDLIDNAEYVFTNSFHGTVFSIIFNKQFLYVNQKKYKGNNNPRLESLLNSLSITDRFYDGDFAKVCKEIDYKSINDYLESYRKTSQVVEFLKKNSECEKIQS